Proteins found in one Serratia plymuthica genomic segment:
- the fliS gene encoding flagellar export chaperone FliS, with translation MYNRSGTKAYAQVSLESGVMSASPHQLIVMLFDGALSALLRARILMNQGDIAGKGLAISKAINIIDNGLKNGLDHEQGGEMADNLAALYDYMKRRLLQANLHNDEAAIAEVVKLLENIADAWRQIGPNYHPSQDAV, from the coding sequence ATGTATAACCGTAGCGGAACTAAGGCCTACGCCCAGGTCAGTTTGGAAAGTGGCGTAATGAGTGCCAGCCCGCACCAGTTAATCGTGATGCTTTTCGATGGGGCGCTCAGCGCCCTGTTACGCGCACGCATTCTGATGAATCAGGGTGATATCGCCGGCAAAGGGCTGGCTATATCAAAAGCCATCAATATTATTGATAACGGCCTGAAAAACGGTCTCGACCACGAGCAAGGCGGCGAAATGGCAGATAATCTTGCCGCGCTGTATGACTATATGAAGCGTCGTCTGCTGCAGGCTAATTTGCATAACGACGAAGCGGCGATAGCCGAGGTGGTCAAGCTGCTGGAAAATATTGCTGACGCCTGGCGCCAGATTGGTCCCAATTATCACCCTTCGCAGGATGCCGTCTAA
- the fliT gene encoding flagella biosynthesis regulatory protein FliT: MERQQQLLAAYQQIYSLSSQMIALAQKERWEDLVELELAYVQAVEKTADFTGKTGPSMALQELLRNKLQQILDNENELKRLLQRRMDQLKELIGQSTRQSVVNSTYGQFHDRALLLGEPQIR; this comes from the coding sequence ATGGAACGTCAACAGCAACTGCTAGCCGCGTATCAGCAAATTTATAGCCTGAGCAGCCAAATGATCGCGCTGGCGCAAAAGGAAAGATGGGAAGACCTGGTCGAGCTGGAGCTCGCCTACGTTCAGGCGGTTGAGAAAACCGCCGACTTTACCGGCAAAACAGGGCCATCAATGGCCCTGCAGGAATTGTTGCGCAATAAGCTGCAGCAAATCCTGGACAACGAAAACGAGCTGAAGCGCCTGTTGCAGCGCCGCATGGACCAGTTGAAAGAGTTGATTGGCCAATCGACGCGCCAAAGCGTGGTCAACAGCACCTACGGTCAGTTTCACGATCGCGCCCTGCTATTAGGAGAACCGCAAATCAGGTGA